A stretch of the Thiomicrorhabdus xiamenensis genome encodes the following:
- the rsmD gene encoding 16S rRNA (guanine(966)-N(2))-methyltransferase RsmD, translating into MRRTSKSNSRRQTGRGQQAAVGEVRLIGGDWRGRKLPVLSAEGLRPTSDRVRETLFNWLQFEIPGASCLDMFAGSGALGFEALSRGAKHCLFLELSTDNAGQLRSNLQVLKSDKGQVLQSDSLQWLDQEATQTFDVVFVDPPFNQGLMQPAVDLLFTNRWVDPEHAWLYLEQEKSLDWPQLPEGWHCYREKTTSQVRFGLFCKQE; encoded by the coding sequence ATGCGTCGTACCAGCAAATCTAATTCTCGACGTCAGACCGGACGTGGACAACAGGCCGCCGTCGGTGAAGTTCGTCTGATCGGCGGTGATTGGCGTGGGCGTAAATTGCCGGTTTTAAGCGCCGAAGGGCTTAGACCGACCTCGGATCGAGTACGCGAGACGTTGTTTAACTGGCTGCAGTTTGAAATTCCCGGAGCAAGCTGCCTGGATATGTTTGCCGGTTCCGGTGCTTTGGGCTTTGAGGCTCTGTCACGCGGTGCGAAACACTGTTTGTTTCTGGAACTGTCGACCGATAACGCCGGGCAGTTGCGCAGTAATCTGCAGGTTCTCAAGAGTGATAAAGGGCAGGTGCTTCAGAGTGACAGTCTGCAATGGCTGGATCAGGAGGCGACGCAGACATTTGATGTGGTTTTTGTCGATCCGCCGTTTAACCAGGGACTGATGCAACCGGCGGTGGATTTACTTTTCACCAACCGCTGGGTCGATCCCGAGCATGCCTGGCTGTATCTTGAGCAGGAAAAGTCGCTCGATTGGCCGCAGTTACCGGAAGGGTGGCACTGCTACCGAGAGAAAACCACCTCGCAAGTGCGTTTCGGACTGTTTTGCAAACAGGAGTAG
- a CDS encoding M16 family metallopeptidase yields the protein MKGVQRLGQQLVLLVAFGIMSGSALASISEYQLDNGMHVVVKEDHRAPVVVHQVWYKVGSNYEPNGITGISHMLEHMMFKGTKTLQPGEFSKRVAQLGGEENAFTSTDYTAYYQVVGKQHLEEVMRLESDRMRNIVITDEEFKKERDVVTEERRWRVEDKPAGKLYEQFKAAAFVSSPARQPTIGWMQDIRHYTVEDARRWYRKWYAPNNATLVVVGDVDPESVYQLAKKYYGAYEPEEITAPKPQREFKQEGERRITLQGATKLPQLLIGFHVPTLVTAKSDEEKAEVYALSVLSDILAGDDSARFSKNLVRGSKVVASAGSSFDATDRLQALFILHATPNEGKTPQEAEQALWAEIQKLQQQPISQDELDRVLAQSEAQYIYHQDSIQSQAIILGSLLSVGLPADTLDNWVENLRRVTPQMIQAVTRKYFSPEQQTVAVLVPNGEEASSPTNGALPGKGVH from the coding sequence ATGAAGGGCGTACAGAGATTGGGCCAACAGCTGGTTTTGTTGGTTGCTTTCGGGATTATGAGCGGTTCGGCACTGGCCTCAATCAGTGAGTATCAGCTGGATAACGGTATGCATGTGGTGGTCAAGGAGGATCATCGGGCACCGGTTGTGGTGCACCAGGTTTGGTATAAGGTCGGATCGAACTATGAACCGAACGGCATTACCGGAATTTCCCATATGCTGGAACACATGATGTTCAAAGGCACGAAAACTTTGCAGCCGGGCGAATTTTCCAAACGGGTTGCGCAGTTGGGCGGTGAAGAGAATGCCTTCACTTCAACCGATTACACGGCTTATTATCAGGTCGTCGGTAAGCAGCATCTCGAGGAGGTTATGCGTCTCGAATCGGATCGCATGCGTAACATTGTTATTACCGATGAAGAGTTCAAAAAAGAGCGCGATGTCGTAACGGAGGAGCGTCGCTGGCGGGTAGAAGATAAACCGGCCGGTAAACTTTACGAGCAATTCAAGGCGGCGGCGTTTGTCAGCAGTCCTGCTCGTCAACCGACGATTGGCTGGATGCAGGATATCCGTCATTACACAGTCGAGGATGCGCGTCGGTGGTACCGGAAATGGTACGCGCCGAATAATGCCACTTTGGTTGTGGTCGGAGACGTTGATCCGGAGTCGGTTTATCAGTTGGCGAAAAAATACTATGGCGCCTATGAGCCGGAAGAGATTACGGCGCCCAAGCCGCAGCGTGAATTCAAGCAGGAAGGCGAGCGCCGGATCACTCTGCAAGGCGCAACCAAGCTGCCGCAGTTGCTGATCGGCTTTCACGTCCCGACTCTGGTGACGGCGAAGAGTGATGAAGAGAAGGCGGAAGTTTATGCGTTGAGCGTGTTAAGCGATATTCTCGCCGGGGACGATTCGGCGCGTTTCAGTAAGAATCTGGTTCGCGGCAGCAAGGTTGTCGCCTCTGCCGGAAGCAGTTTTGATGCGACTGATCGTTTGCAGGCGCTGTTTATTTTGCACGCCACTCCGAATGAAGGCAAGACGCCGCAAGAAGCCGAACAGGCTTTGTGGGCGGAAATCCAAAAACTTCAGCAGCAACCGATTTCCCAGGACGAACTGGATCGCGTGCTGGCTCAGTCCGAAGCGCAGTACATCTATCATCAGGACTCCATTCAGTCGCAGGCGATTATTCTCGGCTCTTTGCTGAGTGTCGGTCTTCCGGCCGATACGCTGGATAACTGGGTGGAGAATCTGCGTCGGGTCACGCCGCAAATGATTCAAGCGGTCACCCGTAAATATTTTTCGCCGGAGCAACAAACAGTGGCGGTTCTGGTCCCGAATGGAGAAGAGGCGTCCAGTCCTACGAACGGCGCCCTGCCAGGAAAAGGAGTTCATTAA
- a CDS encoding LysR family transcriptional regulator, giving the protein MKIDLDALKLEQLSILLAVVEQGSFAAVAQKRNISASSISRTIQGLEKQLGFPLFERSTRHLQLTEAGAIYCESILPGIEMIRTAQAKALDSQNTVQGTLKVTLPPGFGEVKVVPLLKKFRELHPQLKLELLITGECLDFNKDRIDVAVRVGGQISSEFTVVPLTTVKLFLCASPEFLAQYPVETLEDVQNVPALHFLDYDTWFFRNLYEEGAERIELPVQRTIYASNVSAVGKMCIEGMGIALVPNWLVNEELRSGKLVRLLPDYEIGVNEFSYKVSLIYQGRGYLPMKTRVFAEFMERELSELNYFQALD; this is encoded by the coding sequence ATGAAAATAGATCTGGATGCACTTAAGCTTGAGCAGCTGTCTATCCTGCTGGCGGTTGTCGAGCAGGGCAGTTTTGCGGCGGTTGCGCAGAAACGAAATATCAGTGCCTCATCTATTTCTCGCACCATTCAGGGGTTGGAAAAGCAGCTTGGTTTCCCTCTGTTCGAGCGCAGCACTCGTCATCTGCAGTTAACCGAGGCGGGGGCTATCTATTGCGAGTCGATTCTACCGGGGATTGAGATGATCCGTACCGCGCAGGCCAAGGCGCTGGACAGTCAGAACACGGTACAGGGGACGTTAAAAGTCACCCTGCCTCCCGGGTTTGGTGAGGTTAAAGTCGTACCGCTTTTGAAAAAATTCCGTGAGTTACACCCTCAGCTTAAACTCGAATTACTGATTACCGGGGAATGTCTGGATTTCAATAAAGACCGAATTGATGTCGCGGTTCGTGTCGGCGGACAGATCAGCTCGGAATTTACCGTGGTTCCGCTGACGACCGTTAAATTATTCTTGTGTGCTTCGCCGGAATTTTTGGCGCAATATCCGGTGGAAACACTGGAAGATGTGCAGAATGTTCCTGCGTTGCACTTTCTGGATTACGATACCTGGTTTTTCCGCAACCTGTACGAAGAGGGGGCGGAAAGAATCGAACTGCCGGTTCAGCGCACGATATATGCCTCGAATGTCAGCGCGGTGGGCAAAATGTGTATTGAAGGGATGGGCATCGCTCTGGTTCCGAACTGGTTGGTCAACGAAGAGTTGCGCAGTGGAAAATTGGTGCGTCTTTTACCTGACTATGAAATCGGTGTGAACGAATTTTCCTATAAAGTCAGCCTGATCTATCAGGGCAGGGGGTATCTGCCGATGAAAACCCGGGTATTTGCCGAATTCATGGAACGTGAACTGAGTGAATTGAATTACTTCCAGGCACTTGATTAA
- a CDS encoding GNAT family N-acyltransferase, which produces MLHIEQAIAEKWPNLSSKPAYPLIVKMLKKLLHEDEINQFIETNRHLRGFAFLDQVLEHFEFSYQVNHSQLNRIPADGKVIIVANHPIGSLDGLALLKLVRSVRPDVRIVANDLLANIQPLQDLFLPLDNLNGNSHKAAFKAMLHALENEQAVIIFPAGEVSRIRPNGVKDGPWKSGFLKLARKSQAPVLPICIDARNSALFYSLSTLYKPLGTLMLVQEMFNKKAQQIEFHIGKAISSKTLAASDIQGKRLANAFRKHLYRLGKPKKLKKKPFLPTMETIAHPIDRKALRQSIINGQLLGETQDRKKIYLFDYDANSPVMHEIGRLRELTFRTVEEGTGKTIDLDHYDALYQHLVLWDEEEWEIVGAYRLGRNYLESQKRNKTGAEIYCTSLFEFNDRLQQQLPQALELGRSFVQPKYWGKRSLDYLWFGIGAYLQRHPEIKYMFGPVSLSNAYPQTAKELIAGFYLQQFGDFQSLATARQPFNISPASQAIAAEEFSGDYSNSLKKLNALLALEGVKLPTLFKQYAELCEDKGCRFIDFNIDPLFSDCIDAFIFVEIDKIKAKKRNRYMPDAAVEEPTNQPVPQSAVA; this is translated from the coding sequence ATGCTACATATCGAACAAGCCATTGCGGAAAAATGGCCAAACCTTTCCTCCAAACCGGCTTATCCGCTCATCGTCAAAATGCTCAAAAAACTGTTGCATGAGGACGAGATCAACCAGTTTATCGAAACCAATCGACATTTGCGCGGCTTCGCTTTTCTCGATCAGGTTCTGGAACACTTTGAATTCAGCTATCAGGTCAACCATTCACAGCTCAACCGTATTCCGGCCGACGGCAAAGTCATTATTGTCGCCAATCACCCGATCGGTTCCCTGGACGGGCTGGCATTATTGAAACTGGTGCGCTCGGTGCGTCCCGATGTGCGTATTGTCGCCAATGACTTGCTGGCCAATATCCAGCCGCTGCAAGACCTTTTTCTGCCGCTCGACAACCTCAACGGCAACAGTCACAAAGCCGCTTTTAAAGCGATGTTGCACGCTCTGGAAAACGAACAGGCGGTGATTATTTTTCCGGCCGGCGAAGTCTCGCGGATCAGACCGAACGGCGTCAAGGACGGCCCATGGAAAAGCGGCTTTCTGAAACTTGCCCGCAAAAGTCAGGCGCCCGTCCTGCCGATCTGTATCGATGCCCGAAACTCCGCTCTGTTCTACAGTCTGTCGACGCTTTATAAGCCGCTTGGCACCCTGATGCTGGTTCAGGAAATGTTCAATAAAAAGGCCCAGCAGATCGAGTTTCATATCGGTAAAGCAATCAGCTCAAAAACACTGGCTGCATCCGACATTCAGGGAAAACGTCTGGCAAACGCTTTCCGCAAACATCTGTACCGCCTGGGTAAGCCGAAAAAACTCAAAAAGAAGCCGTTCCTGCCAACCATGGAAACCATTGCACACCCCATTGACCGTAAGGCGCTACGCCAGTCGATCATTAACGGCCAACTGCTCGGGGAAACTCAGGATCGCAAAAAAATCTATCTGTTTGATTACGACGCCAACTCGCCGGTTATGCATGAAATCGGCCGTTTACGTGAACTGACCTTCCGCACCGTCGAAGAGGGAACGGGAAAAACCATCGATCTGGATCATTACGATGCCCTGTACCAGCACCTTGTCCTATGGGATGAAGAAGAGTGGGAAATTGTCGGAGCCTATCGTCTGGGTAGAAATTATCTGGAATCCCAGAAGCGCAATAAAACCGGCGCCGAAATCTACTGCACCAGTCTGTTCGAATTCAATGACCGATTACAGCAGCAATTACCGCAGGCGCTGGAACTGGGACGTAGTTTCGTGCAACCGAAATATTGGGGGAAACGCAGCCTGGATTACCTCTGGTTCGGTATTGGCGCCTATCTGCAGAGACATCCGGAAATTAAATACATGTTCGGTCCGGTAAGTCTCTCCAACGCTTATCCGCAAACCGCCAAAGAATTAATTGCCGGATTCTACCTGCAACAGTTTGGCGACTTCCAGTCTTTGGCGACCGCCAGACAGCCATTTAACATCAGTCCGGCCAGTCAGGCGATTGCCGCAGAGGAATTCAGCGGCGACTACAGTAACAGCCTGAAAAAGCTCAATGCCCTGCTGGCATTGGAAGGCGTTAAGCTACCGACTCTATTCAAACAATACGCCGAACTCTGCGAGGACAAAGGCTGCCGCTTTATCGATTTCAATATCGATCCGCTTTTCAGCGACTGTATCGACGCCTTCATATTTGTTGAAATCGATAAAATCAAAGCCAAAAAGCGCAATCGCTATATGCCGGATGCCGCAGTGGAAGAACCTACAAATCAACCCGTTCCACAAAGCGCGGTCGCTTGA
- the coaD gene encoding pantetheine-phosphate adenylyltransferase produces the protein MSITAVYPGTFDPITCGHFDLIERAARFYDRLVIAVADNRNKNTLFSLEERVALAKEVTACMQNVEVIGFSGLLVDFVRSIDGNVLLRGLRAVSDFEYEFQLASMNRKLAPDVETMFMTPAEQFSFISSSLVREISVLGGDVSEFVHPKVQEALFAKFRQTDSV, from the coding sequence ATGAGTATCACTGCTGTCTACCCGGGAACCTTTGATCCAATTACCTGTGGTCATTTCGATCTTATAGAGCGAGCGGCCCGCTTTTACGACAGGCTGGTTATCGCCGTTGCCGATAACCGGAACAAAAACACGCTCTTTTCCCTCGAAGAGCGGGTGGCTCTGGCCAAGGAAGTCACGGCATGCATGCAGAATGTCGAAGTGATCGGGTTCAGCGGCCTGCTGGTCGATTTTGTCCGCAGCATCGACGGCAATGTCCTGCTGCGTGGTCTGCGGGCGGTGTCGGATTTCGAATATGAGTTCCAACTGGCGTCGATGAACCGCAAGCTGGCACCGGATGTGGAAACCATGTTTATGACTCCGGCCGAACAGTTTTCTTTTATCTCTTCTTCTCTTGTTCGCGAAATCTCTGTTCTCGGGGGCGATGTCAGCGAATTTGTCCATCCCAAGGTGCAGGAAGCCCTGTTTGCAAAATTCCGTCAGACAGATAGCGTTTGA
- a CDS encoding DUF2914 domain-containing protein — protein MAIADTDNPDYQRAYKTGYRLALAGKGHAQMPHDIRHDGRMREYFVEGWQAAQDDMVRQQELLNKPDWRYRIAWLIIMVLGGLATAGVMLKQAHEQNPQVAAEPETPVPSSAIAQTHSETITLLSDEQRRDISDQQRLYAQQEARKTPLAPLTANLEVEIAQPRLVADTENIPLDLQTDSANSIALLPKYLRKLAFHTQVRLNSAGTLFLVWRYNGLEIQKQSYELSAGEHSLTSTQLMSSSRQGRWHIEVLDGQQRVFQRMTFDYGQNNESH, from the coding sequence ATGGCGATTGCGGATACCGACAATCCGGACTATCAACGCGCTTATAAAACCGGCTATCGCCTTGCCCTGGCCGGAAAAGGTCATGCGCAGATGCCGCACGACATTCGCCACGACGGTCGGATGCGCGAATATTTTGTTGAAGGTTGGCAAGCCGCACAAGACGACATGGTTCGCCAGCAGGAGTTGTTAAACAAACCTGACTGGCGCTACCGCATCGCCTGGCTGATTATCATGGTGCTTGGCGGCTTGGCTACGGCCGGTGTAATGCTCAAACAAGCCCATGAACAGAACCCCCAAGTCGCCGCAGAACCTGAAACTCCGGTCCCTTCTTCTGCTATTGCGCAGACGCACTCCGAGACAATCACCCTGCTTTCCGATGAACAGCGTCGCGATATCAGTGATCAACAACGTCTGTATGCACAGCAGGAAGCGCGCAAAACGCCCTTGGCGCCATTGACAGCAAATCTGGAAGTAGAAATCGCCCAACCCCGCCTTGTCGCCGACACAGAAAACATCCCTCTCGACCTGCAGACAGATAGTGCAAACTCGATAGCGTTGCTTCCTAAGTACTTGAGAAAACTTGCATTCCATACGCAAGTCCGCTTGAATAGTGCAGGCACTCTGTTTCTGGTATGGCGTTATAATGGATTAGAGATACAGAAGCAGTCTTATGAATTGAGCGCAGGAGAGCATTCGCTTACCAGCACACAGCTCATGAGCAGCAGTCGCCAGGGACGGTGGCATATTGAAGTATTGGACGGACAGCAACGCGTATTCCAACGCATGACATTCGACTATGGGCAAAACAATGAAAGTCACTAA
- a CDS encoding M16 family metallopeptidase, giving the protein MLQSAYRFFIAFILLAVSLNASAEVEIHSWMTDRGSKVMYVHSAELPMLDIEVTFDAGAIRDGDAWGLASFTADLIGTATKNQNEDQIADRFNRIGAQFGGGASRDNASFNLRTLTRDAVMQQAFKQYVDVLSQAQFEPEIIERERKRLLLGIKQKSMKPQSVLSDQLWETLYPQHPYGHPVSGTEKTVAQLTQAEIESFYRHYYNANNAVIAIVGNVDRQQAEAMANEISRSLPKGSKPAPLAKPIKVKQAQEIKTEFPSSQTYYALAQVGIERGNKDYIPLFVGNHLFGGSGFGSYLMEEVREKRGLVYSVYSYFAPMKQNGPFVIGLSTKNASAKEADEVVRQTLADFMQDFSDERLQAIKDNLVGGFPLRIDSNGKILGYISMIGFYGLPLDYLEWFPQQVEKVTKEDILSAWKRHVHPDRMLKLMVGQPQ; this is encoded by the coding sequence ATGTTGCAGTCAGCTTATCGTTTCTTTATTGCCTTTATTTTATTGGCCGTTTCCCTGAATGCGTCGGCGGAGGTTGAGATCCACTCCTGGATGACCGACCGCGGAAGTAAGGTTATGTATGTTCATTCCGCTGAATTGCCGATGCTGGATATTGAAGTGACCTTTGATGCCGGCGCGATTCGCGACGGTGATGCCTGGGGATTGGCCTCGTTTACCGCGGATTTGATCGGAACTGCGACCAAAAATCAGAATGAAGATCAGATTGCCGACCGTTTCAACCGCATCGGTGCACAATTCGGCGGTGGTGCGAGTCGCGATAATGCCAGTTTTAATTTACGTACTCTGACACGCGATGCCGTTATGCAACAAGCGTTTAAGCAGTATGTCGATGTATTGAGTCAGGCGCAGTTCGAGCCGGAGATTATTGAGCGCGAACGCAAACGGCTGTTGCTAGGGATCAAGCAAAAGTCGATGAAGCCGCAGTCGGTGTTAAGCGATCAGCTTTGGGAGACGCTTTATCCGCAACACCCATACGGGCATCCTGTCAGCGGAACGGAAAAGACGGTTGCTCAACTGACTCAGGCGGAAATAGAGTCTTTCTACCGCCATTATTACAACGCCAATAATGCCGTTATCGCCATTGTCGGCAACGTCGATCGCCAGCAGGCTGAGGCAATGGCGAACGAGATTTCACGATCTTTGCCCAAGGGCAGTAAGCCGGCACCTTTGGCAAAACCCATTAAAGTGAAACAAGCTCAAGAGATCAAAACGGAATTTCCGTCTTCGCAGACCTATTATGCTTTAGCTCAGGTTGGCATCGAACGCGGTAATAAGGACTATATTCCGCTGTTTGTCGGCAATCACCTTTTCGGAGGCAGCGGTTTCGGTTCTTACCTGATGGAAGAGGTGCGTGAAAAGCGCGGACTGGTTTACAGTGTGTACAGCTATTTTGCGCCAATGAAGCAAAACGGCCCTTTTGTGATCGGACTGTCAACCAAGAATGCCTCCGCGAAAGAAGCCGACGAAGTGGTGCGCCAGACACTGGCGGATTTTATGCAGGACTTTTCCGACGAACGCCTGCAGGCGATTAAGGATAATCTGGTTGGTGGTTTCCCGTTGCGCATCGACAGCAACGGCAAGATCCTCGGCTATATTTCCATGATCGGTTTTTACGGATTGCCTCTGGATTATCTGGAGTGGTTCCCGCAGCAGGTCGAAAAAGTGACCAAAGAGGATATCCTCTCTGCGTGGAAACGCCATGTCCATCCGGACAGAATGCTTAAGCTGATGGTCGGTCAGCCACAATAA
- the ftsY gene encoding signal recognition particle-docking protein FtsY: MFSFFRKKKQTHETEENNDSNALNEIPAEEAQPAPEQAREEVQEEAPAASDAIREEAAEVVQKTESPSAETVLAAETKPDESPAETTIPENTPETEPKQPTQAATAAAEEPQKKKGLFARLKDGLSKTRKSFTDSLSSLILGKKEIDADLLDDLEMILLTADVGIDATDRIIQNLTDQVSRKELKDPQALIDALKTQLQEIIDPMSRPLEIDDFLKANDGPYIILMVGINGVGKTTTIGKLAKKFQMEGKSVMLAAGDTFRAAAVEQLQTWGERNNVPVIAQKTGADSAAVIFDAVQSAKAKNIDVLIADTAGRLHTQSNLMEELKKVKRVIGKVDATAPHEVMLVIDAGTGQNALNQTKQFHEAVQVSGITLTKLDGTAKGGIVYALAEQSHIPIRFIGVGEKIDDLRPFDSKDFTEALFDQK, encoded by the coding sequence ATGTTTAGCTTTTTCCGCAAAAAGAAACAAACACACGAAACCGAAGAAAATAACGATAGTAATGCGCTAAACGAAATTCCGGCGGAAGAGGCTCAGCCCGCCCCTGAACAAGCTAGAGAAGAAGTCCAAGAAGAAGCCCCGGCGGCATCCGATGCAATACGAGAAGAAGCAGCGGAAGTAGTACAAAAGACGGAATCCCCTTCTGCCGAAACGGTTCTTGCGGCAGAAACGAAGCCTGACGAATCGCCTGCGGAAACGACAATCCCCGAAAATACGCCAGAGACAGAGCCAAAGCAACCGACTCAAGCAGCGACCGCTGCTGCCGAGGAACCGCAAAAGAAAAAAGGTCTCTTTGCCCGCCTCAAGGACGGTTTGAGCAAAACACGTAAAAGCTTTACCGATAGCCTGAGCAGCCTGATTCTCGGAAAAAAAGAAATCGACGCGGATCTGCTCGACGATCTGGAGATGATCTTGCTCACTGCAGATGTCGGAATCGATGCCACCGACCGTATTATCCAGAATCTGACCGATCAGGTTTCGCGAAAGGAACTTAAAGATCCACAGGCACTGATTGACGCGCTAAAAACACAATTGCAGGAAATCATTGATCCTATGAGCCGTCCGCTGGAGATCGACGATTTCCTGAAAGCCAACGACGGCCCTTATATCATTCTGATGGTCGGTATTAACGGGGTCGGCAAGACGACTACCATCGGTAAGCTCGCCAAGAAATTCCAGATGGAAGGCAAATCAGTCATGCTGGCGGCCGGAGATACATTCCGCGCAGCGGCGGTCGAACAGTTGCAGACTTGGGGCGAACGCAACAATGTCCCGGTTATCGCACAGAAAACCGGCGCCGATTCGGCTGCGGTTATCTTTGACGCCGTTCAGTCTGCCAAAGCAAAAAACATCGATGTGTTGATTGCCGATACCGCCGGACGCTTGCATACACAATCCAACCTGATGGAAGAGTTGAAAAAAGTGAAGCGCGTTATCGGTAAAGTTGACGCCACCGCTCCGCACGAAGTCATGCTGGTAATCGACGCAGGGACCGGACAGAATGCACTTAACCAAACCAAACAATTCCACGAAGCGGTTCAGGTTTCCGGGATCACATTGACCAAACTGGACGGAACTGCCAAGGGCGGGATTGTCTACGCCTTGGCGGAACAGTCGCACATTCCGATCCGTTTTATCGGTGTCGGCGAAAAAATTGACGACCTGCGCCCGTTCGACAGCAAGGACTTTACCGAAGCCCTCTTTGATCAGAAGTAA
- the fabA gene encoding 3-hydroxyacyl-[acyl-carrier-protein] dehydratase FabA gives MEQQSSYTKEELLACGRGELFGPGNAQLPLPPMLMFDRITHISEEGGAYGKGQIKAELDISKDLWFFECHFNEDPVMPGCLGLDAMWQLIGFYLGWTGGPGRGRALGSGEVKFYGQVLPTAKKVEYVIDMKRVIKRKLYMGLADAKLYVDGREIYSAADLKVGLFTNTDAF, from the coding sequence ATGGAACAACAATCAAGTTATACCAAAGAAGAACTATTGGCCTGCGGCCGTGGTGAACTTTTTGGCCCGGGCAATGCTCAGTTGCCTTTGCCGCCGATGTTAATGTTTGATCGTATCACTCATATTTCTGAAGAGGGTGGTGCTTACGGCAAAGGACAGATTAAAGCGGAACTGGATATCAGCAAAGATCTTTGGTTCTTCGAGTGCCATTTCAACGAAGACCCTGTTATGCCGGGCTGTCTTGGTTTGGATGCAATGTGGCAGTTGATTGGTTTCTATCTAGGATGGACCGGTGGTCCGGGACGCGGTCGCGCTCTGGGTTCAGGTGAAGTGAAATTTTACGGTCAGGTATTGCCGACGGCCAAGAAAGTTGAGTATGTAATTGATATGAAACGCGTTATTAAACGCAAGCTCTATATGGGCTTGGCTGACGCTAAGCTTTATGTCGATGGCCGCGAGATCTATAGTGCAGCGGACCTTAAAGTTGGATTATTTACGAATACGGATGCATTTTAA
- a CDS encoding DUF2789 domain-containing protein, translating to MELPDHTLNALFAQLGLPDSDSDIDNFIERHKGLDTATPLAQASFWNEGQAAFLSQAIQEDADWAEVVDHLDALLRT from the coding sequence ATGGAATTGCCGGATCATACGCTTAATGCACTCTTCGCCCAGCTTGGCCTGCCGGACTCCGACAGCGATATTGATAACTTTATCGAACGCCACAAAGGACTGGATACAGCGACACCCTTGGCACAAGCCTCATTCTGGAATGAGGGGCAAGCGGCCTTTTTAAGCCAAGCGATACAGGAAGATGCCGACTGGGCCGAAGTGGTTGATCATCTTGATGCACTGCTGCGCACTTAA
- the fabB gene encoding beta-ketoacyl-ACP synthase I, producing MRRVVITGIGIVSSLGNNKEEVTNSLRNGQSGIVFAPEYAENGLRSQVHGAVKNLDFKDHIDRKQLRFMGDAAAYSYIAMQQAVEDSGLTEEQVSNPRTGLIAGSGGGSNSNSTGAVETAREKGVRRIGPYMVTRTMGSTVSACLATPFKIKGLNYSISSACSTSAHCIGNAVEQIQLGKQDVVFAGGGEELHWTMSVLFDAMGALSTKYNETPEKASRAYDADRDGFVIAGGGGMVVVEELEHALARGAKIYAEITGYGANSDGYDMVAPSGEGAVRCMQMALDGVEGPVDYINPHGTSTPVGDTKEAAAIREVFGDAVPKISSTKSMSGHSLGAAGVHEFIYSLCMLENDFIAPSINIETLDPECEGMPIVTERIDNAGLNRMMSNSFGFGGTNASLVFEKYKG from the coding sequence ATGAGAAGAGTCGTCATTACCGGGATTGGGATTGTTTCGAGTTTAGGAAACAATAAAGAAGAAGTTACAAATTCTTTGAGAAACGGTCAATCAGGGATTGTCTTTGCTCCTGAATATGCTGAAAACGGTCTTCGTTCTCAGGTGCATGGCGCAGTCAAAAACTTAGATTTCAAAGACCATATCGACCGTAAACAGTTGCGCTTCATGGGCGATGCGGCTGCTTACTCTTATATTGCGATGCAGCAGGCGGTTGAAGATTCCGGCCTGACCGAAGAGCAGGTTTCCAACCCGCGTACCGGTCTGATCGCCGGTTCTGGTGGTGGGTCTAACTCAAACTCTACCGGTGCGGTTGAAACCGCGCGTGAGAAAGGTGTTCGTCGTATCGGGCCTTATATGGTTACCCGTACAATGGGTTCTACGGTTTCTGCTTGTTTGGCGACGCCTTTCAAGATCAAAGGGCTTAACTACTCGATCAGTTCTGCCTGTTCAACTTCTGCGCACTGTATCGGTAACGCTGTTGAACAGATCCAGTTGGGTAAACAGGATGTCGTCTTTGCCGGCGGTGGTGAAGAATTGCACTGGACTATGTCTGTTCTGTTCGACGCTATGGGCGCGCTTTCGACCAAATACAACGAAACGCCTGAAAAGGCTTCTCGTGCCTACGATGCAGACCGTGACGGTTTTGTTATCGCCGGCGGTGGCGGTATGGTCGTTGTGGAAGAGTTGGAGCATGCCTTGGCGCGTGGCGCGAAGATCTATGCAGAAATCACCGGTTACGGTGCTAACTCTGACGGTTACGACATGGTTGCACCGTCCGGCGAAGGTGCGGTACGCTGCATGCAGATGGCGCTTGATGGTGTTGAAGGGCCTGTTGACTACATCAACCCGCACGGAACTTCGACTCCGGTAGGTGACACTAAAGAAGCCGCGGCTATCCGTGAAGTTTTCGGAGATGCAGTTCCTAAGATCAGTTCGACCAAGTCGATGTCCGGACACTCTTTGGGTGCGGCCGGGGTGCACGAGTTTATCTATAGCCTGTGCATGCTGGAAAACGACTTCATTGCACCGTCGATCAATATCGAAACCTTGGACCCTGAGTGCGAAGGTATGCCGATTGTCACCGAACGTATCGACAATGCCGGCCTTAACCGAATGATGAGCAACAGCTTTGGTTTCGGTGGAACCAATGCGAGCTTGGTCTTTGAAAAGTATAAAGGCTGA